AAGGATTCAGAAGGAAAGCAAGTTTAGGAAGGGAGTGTGGCTAGCTGCAGTGGCTGATGTTGTTTACACGGTGTGGAAAAGTAGGAATGAAGCTTTCTGGAGCCAAAGGTGATGACTATTAGCAGTGCAGTTCAGAAGATTCAAATGGACATCAGGGGAGTGTTTGGTTGAGTGTAAAACGTTTTtctggaaaatgattttcctcttttcaatcattttccgTTGTTTGTTAGCAAGGGGTGTAAAATAATTTTCTAGTAACTCTCTCAAGgttggaaaacatttttcacTTGAAAGGAAGGAAACCACTTTACCTCATTTTTCTCTCTTCCTcctattttccctttttccctttttcctattttccctttttctataattttttttgtaaggaaccaaacaaaggaaaactagttcaGAATTGTGTTTTCCTTGAAATTGTATTCCATGGAAACTCATTTTCACTGAAAACTACCAAACCAACCGGAGCCTAAAGACAGATTCATTCATCTTAAGCCTAGGAAAATCTCTATTAGTGATGTATTGATGTACAGTGGGTTTCAAACCTGTATTTTTTCTTTGTACAGCTTTTGTATATGTAGGGGTGTAGTTTAGGCTTGTAAAGCCTAGTTGGTTTGTCTTCCCTCCAAGCTCATATTGTTAACTCTCTTAAGAAATGGTCAAATACACTACCttaattaccaaaaaataaTGCAACAATATGCCTATTTCATAAGGAGCATATACCAGTCAAATGAGCCATTTTGATTCATTTAATTATTATCCAACATCAAAAAATAAACCATTTTGCCCCAATGTGAACGGACAACATTTTCATTTCATAATCTCATTGTCAATCTTTATTGCTCACAATCGGAAGAACGATACCATACTCACAATCAACTGCACGTTCGTTCGTTCATTACACGAACCTTAAATCATAAATGACATACGAATACAATCTAGTGGAACTACTTCATAAAGACTAAGCAGCACTATACAATCTAGTGTTTTCCATCATGCAAAACATGTCATAGAGCAATCCTGTACTCGAATTCGATTAATCAACTACGCATTCACTCATTGTAGCTTAAATCATCAAATGACATACAACTACAATCTAGTGGAACCACTTCACAAGAATCCCATACATTTTAGTGATTTCCAGCAATCCGTAACCAGCCATAGAACAATCTTAAACCATAAACGACATACGAATACAATCTAAAGGAACTACTACATAAGGAACACAATATAATCTAGTGGTTTCCAACATTCCCATTACATAGAACAATACCATACTCAGAATCAACTGCACATTTTCTCATTACACGAACCTTAAATCATAAATGACATAAGAATACAATCTGACGGAACTAATTCAAACCAAGCACATACAATCTAGTGGTTTCCAGCATATATTCTGTAGCATGTCATAAAACAATACCATACTCACAAGTCACGATCAACTATGAAACCAAAAACCATAAAATCATCcatcaatttttctcattttgttatgcaatttaaataattattgCAAAAGTAATCTGCAATACAAAACCAATCACcgaagaaaaggaaaaaaatgcaTACCCTTAACTTTCTTGTTGATCCAAACTTCCAAAAGCATGCCAGCTCCAACTCCAGCAACAATAAAGGAGCCGTAGAATCCAATTGCAGCGGGTAAAGATTTCCTGGGAAGGAAGTAATATTCTGGGATTTGCCTGAATTTCTTTCGAAGCCGCTTTTTCACAACTGGTTCCCCATTTTCCACCGTATCAGTGGTACTGCTCATTCGCTTCCAGTCTATTTTTCCCAATGGATCTTTCGCCTCGTCTGCCATGAGAGAGACTCTGGAATTCGATTTCTGACAATCTTTGGTCCTCAGTTCCGAAGGTTATAGAACTGACGGGAAAAGAGGGTTTGTGATTGTCAGAGGGGTTTTGATGAGACCGCTGTTTTGGAGGTGGTGTTTGGTCAGTTAAGGTTTGaagttataaaataaataaataaataaataaagtgtTTATAGGTGAATTAGACAGGTTTGACATTTTAAAAAAGCTAATTGATTGTTTGGCTATGAGAGGTTTGGAAAAGAGTTGAAAGCTAACTATGGAAAAGGTTAATATAGAAGCTTTTCATATTAGAGGTTtgataaaatgaatttaaaattattgtttTGTTCTAATATTGCCTAGATTCAGATAGTCTCCGTTTTTGGTGTTTTAGTTACCTTTCAATGGCCTTAAACTCTTCGCGCTTAAGCAAGTAAAGATTACAACCCTTGTCAGTTGTCAACCTTTGGTGATTAGCCTTTCAAAGATTTGATTAAGGGATGAGAATGGACAGTTGGGCACATGGAAAACTCGTTACGAGAATTATGAAGAGCTTATATTATACTGCTACTATATATGTGGTTGTAACATGTTGCTTAATGGCTCTCCCTATAGCAGGAAACTCGCCAGAATCTGAGACTTTTACTGAAAGCATTTATAATGCAGTGGTTTGCTTAGGAATCGGAAACTAGCTGACTAATATCCTCGGAGATGTAGCAAAAGAGTGAACTTTCTACTTATTACTCCATACTAGGGATGAATCATGAATATAAATCAGCTGACTAGCATCCTCAGATATGTTTATCTCTTTGATTCATTGCTTCAAGGGGGAGAGTATACTTTCCACAATACTAGCTCAGAGAGTTTGGGTTGACAAACAATGACATATTTTAGGACTAAGTTTGGTGGAATTGTTTCCCACAAATGATAACACCGAATGTAAATTGCACTAAcatgattcaaaatcaaaactttCTAAATACTGGGTGTTCAAGAATCAAATTGAAATATTAACTACGAGATTGATTAATTGGTTAATTAAGTGGGGTTCTGAACTACGAGATTGATTGATTAATACTGGGTGTATCATATAAAAGTATATTCTAAACAACATATCTCATGGATGAGCATAAATTTACTTCCTCAGTAGCTTTTGTTGTTGCAACTTACACTCAACTAACACTCAAAAAAAGCTCAAACAACTAACCATTTCTCCTACTAATTAACAATGAAAACATCTATTTACATAGAATTACACTATgaaaaaatagagtcatttcaACAAACACTTGGCGGGCAATACTTTTAATTCCCAAAACAACACAAATTAACCAACAAATAACTGACCGGAACAACCAATCGGAAGTTTATGTCGACTTCCGGTGGTAATATTCGGTAATACAAACTGACTTCCGGTTATAGGACCCGGCAGTACAAATCAACTGCCGGATAGAAAttctgttttttttctttttaacccAATGATACACGAATTAACATCAAAGAACTATaccaaattgacaaaaaaaacaaGATGTAACATACCTATCTGAGTATCTTCCAGGTATGCGAAACCAGAAAAGCCAGGAGAAGGGGGTGCAAAACCAGAGAAACGGTGGAGGCAATGATGGTTCTTTTTTTGGGGCTTGCTGACTTACAAAATACGAAGTAGATTAAAGGGTATTTATGTCTTTTACATATTATTCAAGTCATTAAGTGGTAATTCTGGAGCCTTTCCGAGTTAATCTCATTTCTAatcaaatgacattttcgtaaataattgatgattttattacgaaaatgccattaaatGTGGGTTAAAGCACAATGACATGTCATCAAATGTGGACCACATGTACGGTGATTATTATATTTTCATAACACATCAACAACTATTAATATACAGTCAACACCTCACAATATACAATAAGCTTCTACTAATAAACAATTTACAACTATAAATATATACAGTCAATCACTTACCAATAAACAATATTGCATTTTAGTAATCATCAGCAATCAAAAAATATACAGTCAACGACAAGTGATATACAATCAACACCAAATAATATGCAGTCAATAACTataaatatacagtcaacacTTAACTTTATACCACCTACAGTTTTCGAGCAATATAtttacgaaaatgtcatttgatTTCCAATCATTGAGATTAACTCGGAATTTCTCGTAATTCTGCATTTAGGATTTTTGCGAAATAAatttctgaaaaaaaaaaaaaaaaaaggtga
This genomic stretch from Spinacia oleracea cultivar Varoflay chromosome 3, BTI_SOV_V1, whole genome shotgun sequence harbors:
- the LOC110793074 gene encoding uncharacterized protein; this encodes MADEAKDPLGKIDWKRMSSTTDTVENGEPVVKKRLRKKFRQIPEYYFLPRKSLPAAIGFYGSFIVAGVGAGMLLEVWINKKVKEDGGVIWEFGK